tacaaatttggcagctggccatacaaaaatgatgtatgaaaattcaaaaatctgtatcttttgaaggaattttttgatcgacttggtgtcttgggcaaagttgtaggtatggatatggactacactggaaaaaatgatacacggaaaaaaaattggtgattttttatttaactttttgtcactcgcACAATCacgttttgcaaaaaaacactatttttatttttttttattttttgatatgtttcagaggacatcaaatgccaacttttcagaaatttccaggttgtgcaaaaaatctttgagtgagttatgaatttttgaatcaatactgattttttcaaaaaatccaaattttgatcgcaaaaatttttcaacttcatttttcgatgtaaaatcaaatttgcaaccaaaaagtacttcagtgaaattttaaacctttgcatggcaatatctcagcaactaagggtcgtatcaacaaagtccgaaaaagcaaaatatagggaattttctcagcttttcaaaaatattttttttcaaaggtgggcaaacatgggcactaattttaaaaaaatgaaaaactgcgactatttttaaaaaagttacctaaaaatagttataacttgaaaacggtgcactttatccaaaattcactaaagcactttttgattgcaaatttgattttacatcgaaaaatgaagttgaaaaatttttgcgaccaatatttccattttttgaaaaaaccagtattgattcaaaaaatcataactcggtcaaagattttttgcccattctggaaatttcagaaaagttggcatttgatgtccttatcaaaaaataaaaaaatagtgtttttttgcaaatcaagttttagtgacaaaaagttaaataaaaaatcaccaaaattttttttaccgtgtatcattttttttcagtgtagtccatatccatacctacaactttgccgaagacaccaaatcgatcaaaaaattccttcaaaagatacagatttttgaattttcatacatcatttttgtatggccagctgccaaatttgtatggaaaattatatggacaaactaatgatgcaaaatggcttctttgtgcataccgaaggcaccaaaaaagtttcagtcggattaaaaaatacaaaaattaaaatttaagaaaaaagaccgatttcgtagagaactgctctttaatgatcaaaaattggttgaaaaatgtttttttggcgattttttaaatcgaagcccgtctaaaggcggggttgggttgtagagggttaagtatgAATGATAATTTTCGAAACAAAACATGTTCAAAATAacttaaataatcaaaatgcaATATATAACATATATAACAGACAACAAACCAGAAAAAAGAGagtggaaaatattccaaaatgctTCTTCGTCCCTTtggtcatgtctgtaacataacaATCTGCAGCTTCTTTGTCATATAATTTTGCGTCGTTTTTTGACtgtaactttatttattttaaatgttgaaatttttaaacatcaaacgGAATctctacttttatttttttttttcaatccttttTAGGCTCGATGGACATATTTAcccaaaaatccaatttttctaaacaagcctataaaaataattttcccattattattattattattattttttttttaatcagaattCAAGCCTGATAGGGTTGACAATTGACATTTGATTTTACAATTAAAAGAGGAAAATGTCATCAgacttgaaattgaaaacttAGAATGAACGAACTGAGAGAACTAAGCACGAAATAGCAAACAGAGCACTCTGATGGTTTattctcagaaaattttaattatgaaaaaacGAACCGTGCCGACATGGAGAATCGATCCCGAGAACGTTGACACTGTAGCGCTTTACAGCATTGGCCATCCGATAGCGAGATGAACCATTTTAATAAACGAATGAACACACGTGAGCATTATTCTCTCAGTCAAATTTGAGATCGTTTAACTCTCGGCCGTCTGCTGTGTATGCAGTTCAAGACAAATTTAGGGATTTCTGGACACAATTACAACACGCAATAATTTCTATGGTATTTTATTAATTCCTCAACATTCATCTCATTTACacaaaatttcctacaaaactAGCCTAATTTCGTTACACTTATTTTCAAGTTAGTTTCCCCATGAACACCATCTCCCCTTTTAACGCGATTCCTCAAAGTCTCGCCAGCGTCTCCTGCATGTCCTTCATCCCGTCCATCATATCCTTCCGCGGTACATTCTTCCTCCGAATCATCATCTTCGACGACTTCAACGAGTACCCAACCCCATGAAACTTGGCCCACGACATCCCCCTCCCGTACTCATCGTTCTTCCCCTTCAAGTACTTCCCGTTCAAATTACTCGAGTGACAATTCCGGTACCACCACGCCCCATGATACTTGACGGCACAATTCTCCTCGTGCGTGTCATTATCCTCGTCGAACGTACTAAAGTACGCCCCCAGCGTGAAGCTCATCGAATCCCCCGCCGTCCCGTTGTACCCGTTGATCTTGGTCACCTTGTACAGGTCCGGCTCGCCAGCGATCTCAAAGTTTTCGTACCGCGCGTACGTCCCATTGCCCTCAAAGTCCTCCAGCAGAATGACCAACTCGTGCGGCGCCGAATACGTCAGCTGGTGAAGCCGCTCCAGCCCCAGCCAGAACTCACCGCCGTCCATCTTGCCGAACCCGAACCGGTACTCGTCCCAGTCACGGAAGAAGTTGACCGTCCCGTTGTACCGGTGCTGGAACACGGTCCAACCCCCGCCGGAGTACTCCTGCTCGCAGACCACCTTCATGCTCTTGCTGAACTCGCCGTCCGGCATGACCGTCCAAACGCCGGAAGCGCTGGACGCGGGGAGTTGGTCGCAGGCTTCGAGAACAGCTGGGGGTTTCTCCGTGGTCATCATCGAGATTTGCATGTGCTCCAGCTGCATCAGGTCGCCGGCGTTTTCGCAGTTGGAGGAGGCCTTGATCATCATCATGGCGTCGTCGAAGTAGGTGCGCGTTGGGAGGCGTTGCTGGGCGATGGCGAGGTCCCTGGGGAGGAAGAAGGGGAGGGTTATGTTTTATCACTTTGTATCCAAAATTATGCGAGGTTTGACACTTgtcttgtaaattttgaaaataattatgtttagaaacaaaatacggtattttgtgaaaattttagaatttttgttatCAAAAATACTAATGTTGTGatgttctttaaaaaattggCATCGTTTGATATTAATATAACAAaatagtatttgaaaaaaaaagatattgtcaagaaaatccattcaaaattgagcattttattaaaatttgtgtatttttattaaagaaactgaaatttgtgaaaaacagtagttttcccgagcagacggaaataacgtgggaataacattttttgatatttgaaaatactaggtcagtaacattttatgttatttataacaagatttgttattttgttatgataacataaactgttattaaaccattatgcaaaaatggatttttcaggaa
This is a stretch of genomic DNA from Culex pipiens pallens isolate TS chromosome 1, TS_CPP_V2, whole genome shotgun sequence. It encodes these proteins:
- the LOC120417704 gene encoding microfibril-associated glycoprotein 4-like, with translation MRYLVALVLYGTFLCLQGVRDGGGVLAQPQLVAVDGNGSEFNEFDIEHFMLKLEQLDLRMMRFELTIQKKVDTVSSVLQNLVHVIENLAWHISETERSANSAEHQLKVIAKNLTLLHKEMRDLAIAQQRLPTRTYFDDAMMMIKASSNCENAGDLMQLEHMQISMMTTEKPPAVLEACDQLPASSASGVWTVMPDGEFSKSMKVVCEQEYSGGGWTVFQHRYNGTVNFFRDWDEYRFGFGKMDGGEFWLGLERLHQLTYSAPHELVILLEDFEGNGTYARYENFEIAGEPDLYKVTKINGYNGTAGDSMSFTLGAYFSTFDEDNDTHEENCAVKYHGAWWYRNCHSSNLNGKYLKGKNDEYGRGMSWAKFHGVGYSLKSSKMMIRRKNVPRKDMMDGMKDMQETLARL